A genomic region of Palaemon carinicauda isolate YSFRI2023 chromosome 11, ASM3689809v2, whole genome shotgun sequence contains the following coding sequences:
- the LOC137649811 gene encoding uncharacterized protein, protein MKFLIVASFCVVVAVAQNAIQPKPNVRTLPAEVRKEAPNQCYGFTARKAFAVGQSWSLTPFCGRATCLQHENRLFEKVEDCGFEPKPSPGCRVVNEADQAKPYPACCPRYECQPGASLQYPTEEELRTAAQQAAQAAQGAQG, encoded by the exons ATGAAATTCCTGATTGTAGCCTCCTTCTGTGTTGTTGTGGCTGTTGCCCAGAATGCTATCCAGCCAAAACCAAATGTTCGAACATTGCCTGCTGAGGTCCGAAAAG AGGCTCCCAACCAGTGCTACGGATTCACGGCCAGAAAGGCCTTCGCCGTGGGCCAGTCTTGGTCCCTGACTCCCTTCTGTGGCAGAGCCACCTGCCTCCAACACGAAAACCGGCTCTTCGAAAAGGTGGAGGACTGTGGCTTTGAGCCAAAGCCGTCTCCCGGCTGCAGAGTCGTCAACGAAGCCGACCAAGCTAAGCCGTACCCAGCCTGCTGTCCCAGATACGAGTGCCAGCCTGGTGCCAGTCTCCAGTACCCAACTGAGGAGGAACTCAGGACTGCTGCACAGCAGGCTGCACAAGCTGCACAGGGCGCACAAGGATAA